Genomic segment of Lemur catta isolate mLemCat1 chromosome 2, mLemCat1.pri, whole genome shotgun sequence:
CCCCCTGGGCCCCCAAAGCTGACCCCTGCTCCCGCTGAGCCCCTGCCCGGCCTCCTGGGGCGGAGAGGGCAGCAGCCCCCCTCGGAAGACAATCCGGGCCCTGTGGCTCCAGGGCCAGAGGAGGAAAGTGCGCCCCAGGATGGGCAAGGGCAACCCCCTAGGCCCGGCCCTCAGGTCCTTCGGAAGAGGTTGTTGAGGAAGCTGCCAGCGGGCCCGGGGCCCAGGCGCAGCGAGAAGCGGGGCGCGGCGCGGCGTGGGGTGGACGTCGCGGCAGCGCTCAGCTCCTTCTGGCGCTGCAAGCGCAGTTGCTGCCCGATCACCACCTGCATGTCGTCCTGCGGGGGGTGGGGCGGAGGGGCGGGTCAgcgcgcaggccccgcccctgccccgcccctctcGGCCCCCGTTCCTCACCTGCCAGGCCTCCAGCTCCTGCGTGAGCGCCACCTTCTGGCGGATGGCGCGCAGCAGCTCCCGGGACAGGGAGTCTCGCTCCAGAGAGACGCGGCTGAGCTCCAGCGAGAGTTCCAGGGCCCTGCGGGCGGGAAAGGCGGAGAACGCGTCCGAGGGTGCTGGGGCCTCAGGGAACAGGGGTGGCAGGTGCCCTTGGACTcgggcgggaggaggggcgcAGGGTTGGAGTGGGGATACTTATAACCCGTGTCACAGGTTGGGGAATCACAGCCCAGAAATGCTAGCGGGCCCCAGAGGCCCGTAGCCTCGCGGGGGCggtggtgggtggtgggaggCTCACTTGTTCACGGCCTCGTCCCGGTCCGAGAGGGCGCCGTTCAGAGCCGCCTCCGGGTCGTCCTGCGCCCGCAGCTCCTTCTGCCTGTGCAGCTCCTCGCGCAGGGACTGCAGCTCTGCCTGCTGCAGCGCCATCTGTGGGGAGACGAGGGAATAGCAAGGCAGGCGGGCCGCGGCCTCGAAGCTCCTTCCCCGcagccctcccctgcctgctCGACTAACGCCCCAGACAACGGTGGCCCTGTGATCCTGAGTCCGCCAGGCTGGTGCAaggtggggagggacagggctAGCTGGGGTGGTATAAGCCTGCAGGAGGGATGCAAGGATTGGCagtgggactggggaggggggttGTGgtccaggaagacttcctggcATACAGGCTGGCTCTTGAAGAATGACAGCAAGCTTGTTGAGATGAAGGGCCGGCCAAGTATAGGGGTCTTAGTGGGCAAAGGCTGGGAGGTGGACGTCGGGAAGAAACTGACATCTAGAGGGGCTCTGCATCCAGCACTAtgtccctcccccacctcatCCTGCAGCCTGGTCacttctgcctccttctcctccagtATCTCCGCTGGGCTCAGGGATGCTCGCTTCTTAGGGGGCTCTAGACTCTCCTCCTGGGATGAGGGCTGGAGGCTGGCCTCCTCTTGGGTCTCCGGGCACAGGGTGGTCTGTGGGCAAAGGAATCAGTCAGTGCAGTGTGTATTCTCTCgtgggaaaaggaagagaggtGGAGCCTGCACCCTACCAGATGGTATGGGTAGGGGAGGTAGTGTGCCACGAGCTCACTGGGGCATCTCTGCAAGCATCCGCGTCCTGGCCCTGGTCTCCGTCCAAGCTGTGGGCAAGCTCCGACTGCAGCGAGGCTCCTGACACATCGGCGTCCTGGAGGCGTGACTCCTCTTCCAGCTCCGAGACGCGCCGCTGCAACCTCCGCAGGGCACTCAGCGCCTCCCCAGCTTCTGAGCGCGCGCGTTCCAGCTGCGGACAGTCGGACAGAGGCGCAGGCGGTCAGCGGGTGCACCCAGCATCTGCATCCCACGGCAGGACCACGGGGGGGGGGGCGCCAGAGCGCCTAGGAAGGCCAGACAGCCCCGCACATCTCCACACCCTAGCGGCCCAGTCCTGCTCCCACTCCTGGATCGCTGGGCAGCCTTGGGCGGAGCACTTCTCCTCGGCAGATACCAATCTCCTTGCCCATGAAGCAAGGTGCGGCCTGGCCCAACCTCGCAGAGCCCATCTCCTCCCCTGCACGGGCTACCTTCTGAGTCTTTCACAAATTACGTTGGTCCAGCATTTACTGATCCCTCCTTCCGAGCCTCATATCTCACTACAGCCCCAGGAGGTTGGTACCATTACCATCCCAtctcacagatgtggaaactgagactgCTCATCCCACAATGCTAAGAAGGGACACTGGATAGGAAGCCCGGCAATCTGACCCCATGGTACAGACTCTCAAACATCAGACCATGCTCCCTCTTTCATCCTCCATTCTCCATCTCCACTGCCCCAGACATGGTCCAGGGGCTGTCATTTCTGGCCTGAAccatggcctcagcctcctccctggcttcccacctgcctggctcTGATGTATTCTAAGAGTGTACTTTCCCTGCTCAACAGCCTTCTGTGGCTCCCATCTGCCCTTAGGCTAATGCCCATGCTCTTGTGGCCCAGTTGCTAGGGATCCCAGTGATCCAGCACTGGCCTATCTCCCCAGAAAGCCCTGAGGCCATTGCCAAGGGTCCAGCTGGTTGCAACCCCCCAGCCCTGCAAGTCACCTCCAGGCTGTGCTCCCGCCTCTCCCGCCGAAGCAGCAACAACTCCTCATGGGTGGTCTGCAGTCTgccctggcccttctccacctccTCACGCAGGCCACGAATCTGGGCCTCCAGGTCCTGCCGGCGGCTCTGCAGCATCTGGTTCTGGGGAAAGGCATCGGACCTGGGGTAAGGGTGCTGGGCCAGCCCCAGATAGCCTCTAGTCCAGCCCTTCTCTCTCAGACAGGCCCCTGACCCCAGCAGACACTTACCTCTCCCTGCAGACTCTCCAGCCGTGTCCTCAGTTCTGCCCCGGCCAGGGTGTGAGCCTGGCACTGCCCCCGGAGGGTGTCCACTTCCCTCTGAAGCTCCTGCTCAGTCTGGGAGGCCTGcagagagggggtgggggacagaggagCCTCAGCTGGGCCAAGCCTCACCACCAAGCCCAACACACCACCCCGCAGTGGGAACCAAGGCATCTTCCCCACCTTGCCCAGGGCCCTGAGGTCAAGACTGTGTCCCACCTGGGCCAGCTGTTGGCTGAGCCGGAGGTTCTGCTCACTGAGTTCGCTGAGGGCCCGCGCACGCTCCCGCCCGCTGTCCTGCTGCTCCGAGCGCTGCTCCCCCAGCTGGGCCCGCAGGGCCTCCACATCCCCCTCCAGCTCCACAGCCCTGGCCTCCCACTCTGCCCCGCGGGCTGCCAAGCCCCGGCGGAGCTCATGGTTCTCCTGCTGGAGCCGCTGTGGGGGCCAGAGCAGAGGGgcagacagagaggcagagatgaGACTGGGGCCCACCCCCAAGGAGAAAGTCCGAGGGTGTCTGTCCAACACAGACCTGAAAGCAAGAGAGactcagggaggagggggcagggagagggatggGGGATGAGTAGAGAGAAGGTTCCAGGCCAGACAGGCAGGcagcccctgggcagggcagCCATTTGGGGCTTGGATACCCACTCACCCCTGGCTGCTGCCTGGGCTTCTGGACCCGAGGTCGCAAACGCCGTTTTTGACGCCTGAGTCTGGCAGAATTTAAGCCCCGGCCCATGGCTGCACACACCTGCCGTGTGCCAGGGACTCTAgaggcctggcctctgcccagcctctcttcccagctcctgcAAGCCAGCTCCCTCTAATTAACGTGGTCTAATTAACCCGCCCTGGCCCCAAAACCTGTCTGACTAGCGGGGGGACGCCCTGGCACAGCCAGATGCCCAGAGTGGGGAGGCAGACAGGTTGGGGGTTAACCTCTGGCCCCTGTCTCTGGGCCTGcagagtgggggctggggggagcctGGCCCAGGTGCCAATTACCACAGCTGTGCAGTCACCAGCAGGCACTCCTGTCAGGCTAGCGCGTCCTCGGCACTATTTCATATCATCCACTAGAGGGAGACTCATTGATGGCCTCAGTGTACAGAtaggaagctgagactcagacaGGTTGAATGTCTTAGAGACACACAGTAAGTTAGTGGGGCAGGGATGCCACCCCAGGCAGCCAAACTCTTAACCAAATACTGTGGGGGCAACAGCCCCAGGAATAAGCCGGCAGATTCAGGGTCCAATTGTCCTGGCTGGTGCTCGGCTTTGCTGCTGCTGTATGGTCCGGGCACGGCCCTTAATATCTCTAAGTCCATCcgtccatccgtccatccatccatccactatTTCCTAAGCTCCTTCTGTTCTGGGGTCTGGCTATCAATAGTAAGCAAGACCACCAATTCACTGCCTCAAGCAGGGAACTTCAGAGGGACAGAACCCTGGGGAAGTGAAGAGTAAGGAGTGGACTGGAGATGGCCCCATCAAGGGGGATGGGATGTTTGAGTTGACTCCTGTAGGACAAGAGGGAGTTGGCTACCCCttagggaacagcaagtgcagagGCCTGAGGGAACAAGTTGTTACTGGAGGAGCTGAAAAGCCCCAGTGGAGGAGCGCAGGGCCGGCCCAGGCGGGGGAGGAGCCCAGCTACTGGGGACTTTTAGGCTGTGGTGAGGAGTTTCCCTTTCATTCTAAGTGTGATGGAGAGCCTCTGGGAGATTTTGGGAGGAGTGAAATGATCTGTTTTGCAGCTTTTGAAGATCACTGGCTGTCccttaaagctgtggtccccaacccctgggctgcagagcagtactggtccatggcctgttaggaactgggccgagCAGCAGGAGGAGAGCGGCAGGTGAGCgagggagtgaagcttcatctgtatgtacagccgctccccatcgctcccatcaccccctgagctccgcctcctgtcagatcaaccGCACTAGTTGCAGGacaacaagctcagggctcccactgattctgcattatggtgagttgtataactatttcattacacgttacaatgtaataataatagaaataaagtgcacaataaatgtaatgtacttgattCATCCTGAAACACCCCCATCCCCTggcccgtggaaaaattgtcttccatgaaacctgtccctggtgccaaaaaagttgagGACCGCTGCCTTAAACGATGGGCTCCAGGAGAAAAGAGTGGAAGGTGGGGACTAGCGAGAAGGTGCCTGCAGTGTCCAGGGCAGAGGTGATGGAGGCTGTGACCAGCATGGAGGCTGCAGAGACAAGAAGCTGGTTTGGAATCTAGTTTAGAAGAATTAACCGGGCTTGCAGATGTGGGCGGAGAGAGTGTGCACTCAAGAGGTCTAGGAAAGACACAGGCTCTGGTCCTCAGGCAGGGAGCTGCGAATGGGGACAGCAGGTAACAGGGTCATGGGATCAGGTGCCACTTACGTTGAAAGGTCCACTAGGAGGCCCGGTGAAGAGCGTGGGTGGTTAGCTACCCAGGGCGGCCTCAGGGCAGTGGTGGGGCTgatgaggcagaggcaggagcacaTGTGAGCCCCTGGGTGAGCATGTGGCCAGCAGTGGAAGCGGGCGGAGGGAAGGACTGTTCCTACCGCACAGGACCGGGCAAGGAGCAAGCGAGGTGATGTGTGAAAGCACCTAACCCAGTGCCAGGCGGGGAGTGGCCGAGGTTACACAACACTGCTGAGGAGCCAGACCAAGATCCAGAGAGGGCCAGCGGCTGACCAAGGGTCACGCAGCCAGGCAATGGTCTCTATCCATGTCTTGACTTGCCCTCACAGTTCATGTTCAACACtgctggggggcggggtgggccCAGCCCTGAACTGTTCCAGAGTCAtcctgctgcccacctgcctgccccatgctcctccctcttcctcttgctTGGCTCCCTTCCTTGTCCTCCCCAGGcccccctccttcctctgcctacCTGTCCTGCCCCTGCTCACCCGAGTACCTGCCTGGACTCTGCCACCTCCCCTCCATCTGCCGtccctcccaggcccctgccGCCTGCTCACTTCCTCACGCTCGGAGTGCTGGGCACTCAGCACTGCCAGCTGCCGCCGCAGCTCCTCATTGCGCTCCAGAAGCATCTTGCCGAGTTCCGCGGCCAGGAGCAGGTCTTTTTCCTTCTGCTGCAGCTGCAGGGCCAGGTCCTCAGGCTCCTCAGGCCCTGGGCCCCCTCCCAGGAATGAGTCCCTCCGCTCCAGCACAAAGGGGAAGAAGCCCTCCTCGCAGCTGGGGGACGTGCCCCCAGAGAGCAGCCCGGAGGGGAAACTTGGCCCATCTGGAGAGCTCATGGCACCTGCAGCATCTGTGGGGACACGTAGCTAGCTGCAGGACACTCTGTTCTGCAGCTTGACGGGACTGGCCCCCCACTGGCTAGCACCTGCCCACTGGCCCTCCCAGGCTTGCAGCCAGGGCTTCCTTGGGCCAGGAAGGGTTAATGATCTGTATTTGGGCCACCCAGCTCCGTTAATGTCCCTagggtaaactgaggcaggaagcagcaggaaaTGAGCTGCCTTGCCTTGGCCTCTGCCAGACATTCTCTGTCCCCAGGAAACCTTGTCTCAGTGCTCCAGGACCACAGGCCACCCCTGCTTCCCGCACTCTGTTCCCAGAACCCAGCTGTGCAGCCCCAACCCCTCTCTGTCTGGGAAACAATTCCCAGATCCCAGGTTCGTAGAGTCAGTGCTCAGGGCTGAGTTCAGCCCCTTCCTCCCAAGAATGCAGGACCTAGCCCTTGGGAACTGAGGTGTCCTGACCCCCTGCTGCAGGAATCCGGCACCCTCCCCTTCCAGGAGCCCAAGTCCCCAGCTCCTCAGGActcaggccccaggccccagcccctgaCCCCACAGCCCTCCTGGCCCTCATGCTCCCATTTCCTCAGGACCCAGGCTTTGGGACTTTACCCTCCAGCTTGAGGTTCCCACCCCCAATGTCCACCCTTCACCCCAGTCCCCCATTTTCCGCAGGGCCCAGTTTTCCCGCCCCAGCCCCTCCGGACTCAGGAGCCCTGACCCCCAGCCCT
This window contains:
- the BICDL2 gene encoding BICD family-like cargo adapter 2 gives rise to the protein MSSPDGPSFPSGLLSGGTSPSCEEGFFPFVLERRDSFLGGGPGPEEPEDLALQLQQKEKDLLLAAELGKMLLERNEELRRQLAVLSAQHSEREERLQQENHELRRGLAARGAEWEARAVELEGDVEALRAQLGEQRSEQQDSGRERARALSELSEQNLRLSQQLAQASQTEQELQREVDTLRGQCQAHTLAGAELRTRLESLQGENQMLQSRRQDLEAQIRGLREEVEKGQGRLQTTHEELLLLRRERREHSLELERARSEAGEALSALRRLQRRVSELEEESRLQDADVSGASLQSELAHSLDGDQGQDADACRDAPTTLCPETQEEASLQPSSQEESLEPPKKRASLSPAEILEEKEAEVTRLQDEMALQQAELQSLREELHRQKELRAQDDPEAALNGALSDRDEAVNKALELSLELSRVSLERDSLSRELLRAIRQKVALTQELEAWQDDMQVVIGQQLRLQRQKELSAAATSTPRRAAPRFSLRLGPGPAGSFLNNLFRRT